Genomic window (uncultured Desulfovibrio sp.):
ATAGGCGACAACGTACATGAGACTCCTTTGATGACCCCGCCGCGCCATGACGGCAGACGGGCAATGACGGCAAAAGCACGGACAGACCAGTCACGGACCGGCCTGTCATACGGGCAGGAAGCGGGAATGCGGCGCAGGCCGGCCCGTCAGCTCTTGCGGTTTTCCTTCTGGTACTTGGAGGGACACTGCGTCATGAGAATCCTGGCGGCAAAGCTCCTGTCCGCATTCATGCGTCCTTCCACAATCACTTCCGCACCGGCCTTGAAATTATCCGGCACAGTTCCCCGATAGCGCACCAGCAGCGTCTGGCTGGGGTCGTCCTTGTCCTGAAGGGCAAAGGAAACCCCCGGCCCGTCCTGGGCAGGGGTGATGCCGTCGGCCGCCACCGTGCCGAACAGGCGCGCGGCGCGCATGCTTTCCGGCGTGGCGGCCCTGGCCTCGGACACATTGAGAAAGTAGATGCTGTTTTCGGAAAAGCCGGCATAGGCAAGCCAGCCCACCCCTCCGAGAAAAAGCACGGCAGCCACAATATAGACGAGAGTATTGCTCTTGCGGGGCATTGCTGTCTCCTGAAACGAGGCGTCAAAAAAGATACGAGGTCCAACCTAGCAGGCAAGTGGGCATATGGCAAGCAGGAATAATTTTTATCAGGATTACAACATAGCGGGATTGCTTGTGATAGACATCACTGACGCTGTGCCCCGTCACGGGGGGCCGCAGCGGCCTGTGCCGTTCCGCCGGCGCTGGCCCG
Coding sequences:
- a CDS encoding cytochrome c maturation protein CcmE, translated to MPRKSNTLVYIVAAVLFLGGVGWLAYAGFSENSIYFLNVSEARAATPESMRAARLFGTVAADGITPAQDGPGVSFALQDKDDPSQTLLVRYRGTVPDNFKAGAEVIVEGRMNADRSFAARILMTQCPSKYQKENRKS